From Acidobacteriota bacterium, one genomic window encodes:
- a CDS encoding glycosyltransferase, translating to MGRPQRPIAVHVVTRLVLGGPTRPVLAGLERLARRGFRTVLVTGVASSHEIEAREILEDYPDLPVLRLRCLVRNPAPHRDARALGTLAAAVRRLQPAVVHTHTAKAGCLGRLAAATGRRRPRVVHTYHGHSMTRAAAGALGPCWRILERLLAARTDLILALSQGQRAELARLLGPRAAARMAVLPLGCELDGGGAGSVPRVSELRPPGGRLLAFLGRGVPVKGLDRLARAHARAAARWPRLLDALRILVAGPVEPGVEREVRRVLAAGGIGERWRFVGPVVRPVPFLEQVDGLVLPSRSEGTPVAVIEALGCGLPVLAAAVGGVPDLLARDWIRDGPGRWRAVRREPRGRLLPPEDTEAWAAALAGFAREPGAVPGDPLERRAFARTVFDPDRRAEDLARLYGAIEAGMPRPAAAPRRTRPLAASPGVPPVPDQPRPAV from the coding sequence GTGGGTCGTCCCCAAAGGCCGATCGCGGTGCACGTGGTCACCCGCCTCGTGCTCGGCGGCCCCACGCGGCCCGTCCTCGCAGGGCTCGAGCGGCTGGCCCGGCGCGGGTTCAGGACGGTGCTCGTCACCGGCGTGGCCTCCTCCCATGAGATCGAGGCGCGGGAGATTCTGGAGGACTACCCCGATCTCCCGGTTCTCCGCCTGCGCTGCCTCGTCAGAAACCCCGCCCCGCACCGCGACGCCCGCGCCCTCGGGACCTTGGCGGCGGCCGTCCGGCGGCTGCAGCCCGCGGTGGTCCACACCCACACGGCGAAGGCCGGCTGCCTGGGGCGGCTGGCGGCGGCGACGGGCCGGCGACGGCCCCGCGTCGTGCACACCTACCACGGGCACTCGATGACCAGGGCGGCGGCGGGCGCGCTCGGCCCGTGCTGGAGGATCCTCGAGCGGCTGCTCGCGGCGCGTACGGACCTCATCCTGGCGTTGTCTCAGGGGCAGCGCGCCGAACTGGCGCGGCTGCTCGGCCCGCGGGCCGCGGCGCGGATGGCGGTGCTGCCGCTGGGCTGCGAGCTGGACGGCGGCGGAGCCGGGAGCGTTCCCCGGGTGAGCGAGCTCCGGCCCCCTGGAGGGCGCCTGCTGGCGTTCCTCGGTCGGGGGGTACCCGTCAAGGGGCTCGACCGCCTGGCCCGCGCGCACGCCCGCGCGGCCGCCCGCTGGCCCCGCTTGCTCGACGCGCTCCGCATCCTGGTCGCGGGCCCGGTGGAGCCCGGTGTCGAGCGGGAGGTCCGCCGGGTCCTGGCCGCGGGCGGAATCGGGGAGCGCTGGCGCTTCGTCGGACCGGTCGTCCGGCCCGTTCCCTTCCTCGAGCAGGTCGACGGGCTCGTGCTTCCCTCGCGAAGCGAAGGGACGCCGGTGGCGGTGATCGAGGCTCTCGGATGCGGCCTGCCCGTCCTCGCGGCCGCGGTGGGCGGCGTTCCCGATCTGCTGGCGCGGGACTGGATCCGCGACGGGCCCGGGCGCTGGCGGGCGGTGCGGCGGGAGCCCCGCGGGCGGCTGCTTCCCCCCGAGGACACCGAGGCGTGGGCCGCCGCGCTGGCCGGCTTCGCGCGCGAGCCGGGCGCGGTGCCGGGCGATCCACTCGAGCGCCGCGCCTTCGCCCGGACCGTGTTCGACCCCGATCGCCGGGCGGAGGACCTCGCCCGCCTGTACGGGGCGATCGAGGCGGGGATGCCGCGGCCGGCCGCCGCTCCCCGGCGGACCCGGCCCCTCGCCGCGTCTCCCGGCGTGCCGCCGGTGCCCGATCAGCCGCGGCCCGCGGTGTAG
- a CDS encoding PqqD family protein, which translates to MGARTAGPRRRSRRAGPRTSGAEDRVAQPVSGRPARGGRVWRRNPRLAEQVLGGKAVVLHYEGRRVLGLNDTGTLLWTLVDGRRREEEIAAEAGRRLAVPPEEIPAFRDSVFQFFDDLSRRELLVPASMPSRPDPEGPAGAERDAAHRRSGEVPEERR; encoded by the coding sequence ATTGGAGCTAGGACGGCCGGCCCGCGGCGACGGTCGCGGCGGGCCGGCCCGCGGACTTCGGGTGCGGAGGATCGCGTGGCGCAGCCGGTGAGCGGCCGCCCGGCCCGCGGCGGGCGGGTCTGGCGGCGGAACCCGCGGCTCGCGGAGCAGGTGTTGGGAGGGAAGGCGGTGGTCCTGCACTACGAGGGCCGCCGCGTTCTCGGACTCAACGACACCGGCACCCTCCTTTGGACCCTCGTCGACGGGCGGCGCCGCGAGGAGGAGATCGCCGCCGAGGCCGGCCGGCGCCTCGCCGTCCCCCCCGAAGAGATCCCGGCGTTCCGCGATTCCGTGTTCCAGTTCTTCGACGACCTGAGCCGGCGAGAGCTCCTCGTTCCCGCATCCATGCCGTCCCGGCCGGACCCGGAGGGGCCGGCGGGTGCGGAGCGGGACGCGGCGCACCGCCGAAGCGGGGAGGTCCCGGAGGAGAGACGATGA